A window of Leptospira fainei serovar Hurstbridge str. BUT 6 contains these coding sequences:
- a CDS encoding LIC_11485 family protein: protein MAFNPFSFLTSIRESIDGILGGLPPQTVKMIGKAGLALAVLIALALGWLSFQKGLEMAGEEDRAKVLDRKALFLEDIEREYNRKRKEIHWSDPGLGDSKTSSLDIERYSQDRPKTDPSTPKATLEEGNTLSNSRRNEGDSRVFFPNENERPPREDSAPSNSSDNAPKLEPKSQSGQNSPSKTDGSSRLEKPPKKINGPQLRE, encoded by the coding sequence ATGGCCTTTAATCCGTTTTCATTTCTTACAAGTATTCGGGAATCTATCGATGGAATTCTAGGTGGATTACCGCCGCAAACCGTTAAGATGATCGGAAAGGCCGGTTTGGCCCTCGCAGTGCTGATTGCATTAGCATTGGGCTGGCTGAGCTTTCAAAAAGGTCTGGAGATGGCAGGAGAAGAAGATAGGGCCAAGGTTTTGGACCGAAAGGCGCTCTTTTTAGAAGATATCGAGCGGGAATACAATCGTAAGAGAAAAGAGATCCATTGGAGTGATCCGGGCCTCGGCGATTCGAAAACGAGTTCACTGGATATTGAAAGATATTCCCAGGATCGACCTAAGACAGATCCTTCTACACCGAAAGCCACCCTAGAAGAGGGAAATACATTATCGAATTCTAGGAGGAACGAGGGGGATTCCCGAGTATTTTTTCCGAACGAAAATGAACGACCTCCCCGCGAAGATTCGGCTCCAAGTAATAGTTCCGACAACGCTCCAAAGTTAGAACCGAAATCCCAATCCGGCCAAAACTCTCCCTCAAAGACGGACGGTTCGTCCAGGTTAGAAAAACCGCCTAAGAAGATTAACGGACCTCAATTGAGAGAATGA
- the ccoN gene encoding cytochrome-c oxidase, cbb3-type subunit I — protein sequence MNSQKYNDQIVKGFIISALVWGVASMLIGTWIAFQMVFPELNFGPYFTFGRLRPLHTNAAIFGFALSIIFATAYHTVQRLCRVRIWSDQLANIHFVLYNLTIALAAVTLPLGLNQSKEYAELEWPLDLLIVVWFVIFIVNFFGTIFTREEKQLYAAIWFYIASFVTIPTLFIVNNLVVPVGLTKSYSLFSGVYDANIQWWYGHNAVAFVLTTPFLGLMYYYLPKHIKQPIYSHRLSIIHFWSLIFIYIWAGPHHLLYTPLPDWLQTTGMVFSIMLWMPSWGGMLNGFLTLTQAKEKIKTDATLKMLLVGITFYGMSTFEGPLLSIRSVSALGHNTDWIIGHVHGGTLGWVGMLSFAAIYYLVPRLWNTNLYSERLANIHFWVATLGILLYIVSMWVSGVTEGSMWRAVDETGALKYPNWVQITEVLKPFRLFRGIAGVLYVSGLFIMIYNVIKTIGTAGSGWTEIDLRVGLKEAKA from the coding sequence ATGAATTCCCAAAAATACAACGATCAAATCGTAAAAGGATTTATTATCTCTGCATTGGTATGGGGCGTGGCTTCGATGCTAATCGGAACCTGGATCGCTTTCCAGATGGTATTTCCCGAATTAAATTTCGGTCCGTACTTCACTTTTGGACGATTGCGCCCGCTTCATACGAACGCAGCCATATTTGGTTTTGCGCTCAGTATTATTTTTGCGACGGCTTACCACACCGTCCAAAGATTGTGCCGAGTTAGAATTTGGAGCGATCAGTTAGCGAATATTCATTTTGTATTATACAATTTGACGATTGCATTAGCGGCTGTGACTCTTCCTTTAGGACTAAATCAATCCAAAGAATATGCGGAACTTGAATGGCCATTAGATCTGTTAATCGTGGTCTGGTTTGTGATCTTCATTGTGAATTTCTTCGGAACGATTTTCACTCGGGAAGAAAAACAGCTCTATGCGGCCATTTGGTTCTACATAGCCTCGTTCGTTACGATTCCGACCCTATTCATCGTAAATAATCTAGTAGTTCCGGTCGGATTAACCAAATCATACTCCTTATTTTCGGGAGTTTACGACGCCAACATCCAGTGGTGGTACGGGCATAATGCGGTCGCATTCGTATTGACTACTCCATTCTTAGGATTGATGTATTATTATCTTCCTAAGCATATTAAGCAGCCTATCTATAGTCATAGACTATCGATCATTCATTTCTGGTCCCTAATCTTCATTTATATTTGGGCCGGTCCACATCACCTGCTTTATACTCCCCTGCCCGATTGGTTACAAACCACGGGCATGGTATTCAGTATCATGCTATGGATGCCGTCCTGGGGAGGTATGCTAAACGGATTCTTAACGCTGACTCAAGCCAAAGAAAAGATCAAAACGGATGCCACCCTTAAAATGTTGTTAGTAGGAATTACTTTCTACGGGATGTCCACATTCGAAGGCCCTTTATTATCGATTCGATCCGTGAGCGCATTAGGGCATAATACTGATTGGATTATCGGTCACGTACATGGAGGAACGCTAGGCTGGGTAGGAATGCTTTCCTTCGCAGCTATTTACTATCTGGTTCCTAGACTTTGGAACACGAATCTGTATTCGGAAAGGTTGGCCAATATTCATTTCTGGGTCGCCACTCTCGGAATTTTACTCTATATCGTTTCGATGTGGGTGTCGGGAGTTACGGAAGGTTCGATGTGGAGAGCCGTAGACGAAACTGGAGCATTAAAATATCCTAATTGGGTACAAATCACCGAAGTCCTAAAACCGTTCCGTCTTTTTAGAGGCATTGCGGGGGTTCTTTACGTTAGCGGATTATTCATTATGATCTACAACGTGATTAAAACGATCGGTACTGCCGGAAGCGGATGGACAGAAATTGATCTACGCGTGGGCCTCAAGGAGGCAAAAGCATGA
- a CDS encoding cbb3-type cytochrome c oxidase subunit II, with protein MSWFDKLLDRFSNLTEKWEQNGVKFTIYTTIAVLCGGIFELIPPFFLSKTAEPIANVKPYTALELAGRDVYQKEGCNNCHTQMIRPFKWEVDRFDPQKAFGRDGYSKAGEFVYDHPFLWGSKRTGPDLAHESQIQPSAEWHKTHLINPRDTAKGSIMPGYPWLFEDSAKLDPEKIAAHLRGLRSVGVPYTDEEIQAGITELSGKTEGDALIAYLLKMGRDSAELAKSLK; from the coding sequence ATGAGTTGGTTTGATAAACTTTTAGATCGCTTTTCGAATCTCACCGAAAAATGGGAGCAGAACGGAGTTAAATTCACGATCTATACGACGATCGCAGTTTTATGCGGCGGTATCTTCGAATTAATTCCTCCGTTCTTTCTTTCGAAGACTGCAGAACCGATAGCGAACGTAAAACCCTATACCGCCTTAGAATTGGCGGGGCGAGACGTTTACCAGAAGGAAGGCTGCAATAATTGCCATACCCAAATGATCCGTCCGTTCAAGTGGGAAGTCGATCGATTCGATCCTCAAAAGGCATTCGGTCGAGACGGATATTCCAAAGCGGGTGAATTCGTTTACGATCATCCGTTTCTATGGGGATCGAAACGGACAGGACCGGACCTAGCTCACGAATCTCAAATACAGCCTTCGGCAGAATGGCACAAAACGCATCTCATCAACCCGAGAGACACCGCAAAAGGATCGATCATGCCCGGATACCCGTGGCTATTCGAAGACAGCGCTAAACTCGATCCGGAGAAGATCGCAGCCCATTTGCGAGGATTACGCAGCGTAGGTGTTCCTTACACTGATGAGGAAATTCAAGCCGGAATCACAGAACTTTCCGGTAAAACGGAAGGCGATGCGCTAATCGCTTACCTATTAAAAATGGGTCGGGACAGCGCCGAACTTGCTAAAAGTTTAAAATAG
- a CDS encoding cbb3-type cytochrome c oxidase N-terminal domain-containing protein: MSDPNKEFDGIKQSNNPLPAWWVWVWFGSIIFAIAYAIYFHGFSSWETKEQYETQVRDYEKEFPDKNKVIVSSGGADPFRGDAKAIAAGQITFQTYCVACHGPTGEGLVGPNLMDKEWLHGNTDAELYEEIMKGIGPDKAKLGRGPMPPHENSLGSEKVYQVIAWLASRNPSLKASK, from the coding sequence ATGAGTGATCCAAATAAGGAATTCGACGGAATCAAACAATCCAACAATCCTCTTCCTGCATGGTGGGTTTGGGTTTGGTTCGGATCGATCATATTTGCAATCGCCTACGCAATATACTTTCACGGTTTCTCGTCCTGGGAAACGAAAGAACAGTACGAAACGCAGGTACGTGATTACGAAAAAGAATTTCCGGATAAAAATAAGGTGATAGTATCAAGCGGAGGTGCGGACCCGTTTCGCGGCGATGCAAAAGCTATCGCCGCCGGCCAAATAACCTTTCAGACGTACTGCGTCGCTTGTCACGGACCGACCGGCGAAGGCTTAGTCGGACCGAATTTAATGGATAAAGAATGGCTGCACGGAAATACCGACGCAGAACTTTATGAAGAGATTATGAAAGGAATTGGCCCGGACAAGGCTAAGTTGGGTCGGGGGCCGATGCCTCCGCATGAAAATTCCTTAGGTTCCGAAAAAGTCTACCAAGTCATCGCTTGGTTAGCTTCCAGGAATCCGAGTTTAAAAGCCTCCAAGTGA
- the ccoG gene encoding cytochrome c oxidase accessory protein CcoG encodes MVISRPMSGRIRSARTVVQSFLILLFFGTPWLRWGQLPLIRLDIPERKFFLLGSIFTPQEGYFLHLFLLGMGLSLFLFTSLIGRVWCGWACPQTIYTDLFDVVGRFILGSKYGKKDAPIAGKIGTHLVWILVSLLASLAWISYFSDPYLMIADIRLISETHLIPTWAYFAGFFTIAMYADMAFIREQFCKYACPYARFQTVMMDGDSVNITYDYKRGEPRRKGTVKIGDCTACNMCLVVCPTGIDIREGTNVGCIACGKCSDACTHQMAKEGKKTLIGYWSENEIASRDPKIKWIRSRTLVYGGLLTLVLAVASLLLWNRVPMYLSVLPDRNIQPMALPGGTIRNFYEVQIQNLTFEERKLRFQIEKTDIDGELHILVGGTEEAVVNLPSNSNMHYRLILELKNLQGQDASKRSHEIVLKVFDLDKPVFAKTNTIPFLLPVGIASKQIGGTNLASQP; translated from the coding sequence ATGGTTATTTCTCGCCCGATGTCAGGAAGGATCAGAAGTGCCAGAACCGTAGTTCAATCTTTTCTAATCCTATTATTCTTCGGAACGCCTTGGCTGCGTTGGGGTCAACTCCCTCTCATTCGGTTGGACATCCCTGAGAGAAAATTCTTTCTCTTAGGCAGTATCTTCACTCCCCAAGAAGGTTATTTTTTACATTTATTTCTGTTGGGAATGGGACTTTCCCTCTTCCTTTTCACTTCATTGATCGGGAGGGTTTGGTGCGGGTGGGCTTGTCCTCAAACGATCTACACGGATTTATTCGATGTCGTGGGAAGATTCATACTAGGATCGAAATACGGTAAGAAGGATGCTCCTATCGCCGGAAAAATCGGCACCCATCTGGTCTGGATTCTTGTAAGTTTACTGGCATCATTAGCATGGATTTCCTATTTTTCAGATCCTTATTTGATGATCGCGGATATTCGTTTGATTTCCGAAACTCATTTAATTCCGACCTGGGCGTACTTCGCGGGATTCTTCACGATTGCTATGTATGCCGATATGGCCTTCATTCGCGAACAGTTCTGCAAATATGCGTGCCCTTATGCTCGCTTCCAGACCGTTATGATGGATGGAGATTCTGTTAATATAACATACGATTATAAAAGAGGAGAACCTCGTCGAAAAGGTACCGTTAAAATCGGAGATTGCACCGCGTGTAATATGTGTCTCGTCGTATGCCCTACCGGGATCGATATCCGTGAAGGAACCAATGTCGGTTGCATCGCCTGCGGAAAATGTTCCGACGCGTGCACTCATCAGATGGCAAAAGAAGGAAAGAAAACTCTCATCGGATATTGGTCGGAAAACGAAATCGCTTCGCGCGATCCTAAGATTAAATGGATCCGTTCTAGAACTTTAGTTTACGGAGGATTGCTGACCTTAGTCCTTGCCGTCGCCAGTCTGCTTCTTTGGAATCGAGTCCCTATGTATCTTTCGGTTCTGCCCGATAGAAATATACAACCGATGGCTCTTCCGGGTGGAACGATCCGCAATTTCTACGAAGTTCAAATACAAAATTTAACCTTTGAAGAAAGGAAGCTTCGATTCCAAATCGAAAAAACGGATATTGACGGAGAATTGCATATTTTGGTGGGGGGAACAGAAGAAGCAGTCGTAAATCTTCCTTCTAATTCAAATATGCATTATCGATTGATCTTAGAGTTAAAGAATCTTCAAGGGCAAGATGCTTCTAAAAGGAGTCACGAAATTGTTCTGAAAGTATTCGATCTTGATAAACCTGTCTTTGCCAAAACTAATACAATTCCTTTCCTACTACCAGTGGGAATCGCGTCCAAGCAAATAGGAGGAACTAATCTTGCATCCCAGCCTTAA
- a CDS encoding FixH family protein, with protein MHPSLKRAFILIGLCFAGLISATVWTVNVATSSHTQPVEKDYYEKGLKYEAAIAEQRSMISKGYELQGAWLEGKVPLTVGKQKLELNLLKHDSPIVGARLKIRFEKSATDAYNRQAEFKELKPGLYEAELEIPMSGPWSATVFAKTDEGAFERTKQLSVVR; from the coding sequence TTGCATCCCAGCCTTAAACGTGCATTCATTCTAATCGGTCTTTGTTTTGCAGGACTGATTTCCGCGACCGTTTGGACGGTAAATGTTGCGACATCGAGCCATACTCAGCCCGTTGAAAAAGATTACTATGAGAAGGGGCTGAAATACGAAGCAGCGATTGCCGAGCAGCGAAGTATGATTTCGAAAGGATACGAACTCCAAGGAGCTTGGCTTGAGGGAAAAGTTCCTTTAACGGTCGGAAAACAAAAATTAGAGTTAAACCTCCTGAAGCACGACTCTCCGATCGTCGGCGCTAGGCTGAAAATTCGGTTCGAAAAAAGCGCTACTGACGCTTATAATAGACAAGCGGAATTCAAAGAGCTGAAACCCGGACTATACGAAGCGGAATTGGAGATTCCGATGTCCGGTCCTTGGTCCGCTACGGTTTTTGCAAAAACGGACGAAGGAGCGTTTGAACGAACTAAACAGTTGAGTGTCGTACGGTGA